One part of the Arabidopsis thaliana chromosome 4, partial sequence genome encodes these proteins:
- the G2484-1 gene encoding G2484-1 protein (G2484-1 protein (G2484-1); FUNCTIONS IN: RNA binding; EXPRESSED IN: 24 plant structures; EXPRESSED DURING: 15 growth stages; CONTAINS InterPro DOMAIN/s: Agenet (InterPro:IPR008395), Tudor-like, plant (InterPro:IPR014002); BEST Arabidopsis thaliana protein match is: agenet domain-containing protein / bromo-adjacent homology (BAH) domain-containing protein (TAIR:AT1G68580.2); Has 6169 Blast hits to 4010 proteins in 631 species: Archae - 30; Bacteria - 1624; Metazoa - 1931; Fungi - 976; Plants - 400; Viruses - 26; Other Eukaryotes - 1182 (source: NCBI BLink).): MDYDDSDFQNQNLHLAGEANNKFPPVLQPYALPKFDFDDTLNTHLRFDSLGESEAFLGIEGNEDNNWIEDFSRGSSGIVFSSGATESCAISRHNNVWSEATSSESVAMLLNSVGQDEVIVREDTIKKSDTSHELGCTMETVEPGQTSHERSLSKEETVNLQPNPSVDDTPGESSVVKTDDGQEQVLVKDDSPTAVEEASVEEKNSILTSNTATVEAIDTTDLGKIGTETTDNLLDQTEEKANVESRMEDDCSDGNVQTIITCSGELNNQSTLLPETSNDENVISDHIQSSYNRNDLTADARSILVEGHSDSHIDSASEVEKVEAENIGKTAKPDLKEIELSDVTVLERGDQAPSTLEVGGQDVSGTECQDLLVSTVHTSVAVEASLELAGELTTITNSVSIEKPELLSHQHMEVITSEHESTFQIETETYPQIHVFETSESVYISTMDSMVEAREGGVSKKSDNEGSARTSNLEQSMELPVNANDRDQDVKNSQILSESVVSGSVGYVSGGSTSELAESESQSDSIPTDKSETMIDSSLNLEELQPLSQDGAPAVSLTSSIDLHMVKTSSDDSDQGSYSETKKVYGEPENGQTVPPVDASCSGSQMDQEARKRAEGTKQSTYSVEGCPRSEGSKDAVDADGVGQVLQQQSEELIFEENVVTEAVKAPETLSVLDKDNKNEMPITSSLPILGSEAGKDGQEEDNTAASGGIMAAGTPVTHPKGDAIVLGDSRASTCSESSVKSYVTAIEDAATNLKTPLDSFPTVKTSELQFNNTETNSVKKPEDQNISGFMSAGSPVLNRNETSSSEMNLTPDQLKAGKISKAVIFSQATLVSPIVVGSPSTSSLDKTAAKSSKAKSERKPRRTSKSVGKETSRKGTSVKGATPIEQFQSGGKTNAVNQSLASHIQITQSTEKQRSLQSPALKAFGSLSTPTASLPDLNSSALSSILRRPFTDLQQVQLRAQIFVYGALIQGTAPDEAYMISAFGGADGGKGSWEKSWRTCVVRAQKSLVATPETPLQSRPGKTETPSAGHTNSKESSGTNPMIPLSSPLWSLSTSVDTLQSSSVQRGSAATHQPLLSASHAHQTPPTQNIVGHNTPWMSPLPFRNAWLASQQTSGFDVGSRFPVYPITDPVKLTPMKESSMTLSGAKHVQSGTSSNVSKVTPTLEPTSTVVAPAQHSTRVKSRKRKKMPVSVESGPNILNSLKQTELAASPLVPFTPTPANLGYNAGTLPSVVSMTAVPMDLVSTFPGKKIKSSFPSPIFGGNLVREVKQRSVLSEDTIEKLKEAKMHAEDASALATAAVSHSEYVWKQIEQQSHAGLQPETQDRLASAAVAIAAAAAVAKAAAAAANVAANAALQAKLMAEEASLPNASDQGLPKSYDSILPGQGTPASILKGEGAVVNSSSVLIAAREASKKRVEAATAATKRAENMDSIVKAAELASEAVSQAGILVSMGHPPLLNKLVEAGPSNYWRQAQESQEVQPCKTVVLEKETVSTSEGTFAGPKIVQTEFGGSVNTADGVSGPVPATGKLKGQEGDKYADLAKNNDVVFEPEVGSKFSIDAQQTIKATKNEDIKEGSNVEVFKEEPGLRTAWYSANVLSLEDDKAYVLFSDLSVEQGTDKLKEWVALKGEGDQAPKIRPARSVTALPYEGTRKRRRAALGDHIWKIGDRVDSWVHDSWLEGVITEKNKKDENTVTVHFPAEEETLTIKAWNLRPSLVWKDGKWIECSSSGETISSSHEGDTPKEKRPRLGTPALVAEVKDTSMKIVDDPDLGKPPQTGVLNLGVSENTFNIGKSTREENKPDPLRMKRTGLQKQGSKVIFGVPKPGKKRKFMDVSKHYVSEASTKTQERKEPVKPVRSIVPQNSGIGSWKMPSKTISIEKQTTISRPKTFKPAPKPKEKPGATARIIPRKDSRNTTASDMESDESAENRGPGSGVSFKGTVEEQTTSSSHDTGSKNSSSLSTNKGRVAPTAGRLAKIEEDKALAENSSKTSEGMEPRRSIRRIQPTSRLLEGLQTSMMTSKIPSVSHSKSHLSQSKK; the protein is encoded by the exons ATGGATTATGATGACAGTGACTTTCAAAACCAGAATCTCCATTTAGCTGGTGAAGCCAACAACAAATTTCCACCAGTTTTACAGCCTTATGCTCTTccaaagtttgattttgatgatacACTCAACACGCATCTGAGGTTTGATAGTTTAGGTGAATCTGAAGCTTTTCTTGGTATTGAGGGTAACGAAGATAATAACTGGATTGAGGATTTCTCTCGTGGAAGTAGTGGTATAGTGTTTAGTTCAGGTGCAACGGAGTCCTGTGCCATTTCTAGGCACAATAATGTTTGGTCTGAGGCTACTTCGTCGGAATCTGTTGCAATGCTTTTGAATTCAGTTGGACAGGACGAAGTTATTGTAAGAGAGGATACTATCAAGAAATCTGACACTTCTCATGAACTAGGCTGCACAATGGAAACAGTAGAGCCTGGTCAGACATCCCATGAAAGAAGTCTTTCCAAAGAGGAAACGGTGAACTTACAACCCAACCCCTCTGTGGATGATACTCCAGGAGAGTCCTCTGTGGTAAAGACAGATGATGGACAGGAGCAGGTTCTGGTTAAAGATGACTCACCAACGGCTGTAGAAGAGGCATCTGTGGAGGAAAAGAATTCCATCTTGACTTCTAATACCGCGACGGTAGAGGCTATAGATACTACTGATCTTGGTAAAATAGGAACTGAGACGACGGATAATCTTCTTGACCAAACAGAAGAGAAAGCCAATGTAGAATCAAGGATGGAAGATGATTGTAGCGATGGGAATGTACAGACTATTATTACTTGTAGCGGTGAGTTGAATAATCAGAGCACTTTACTTCCAGAGACTTCCAATGATGAAAATGTTATCAGCGACCACATTCAAAGTAGTTATAACCGCAATGATCTAACTGCAGATGCACGGTCAATTTTGGTTGAAGGTCATTCTGATAGCCATATAGACTCAGCTTCCGAAGTTGAAAAAGTGGAAGCTGAAAATATTGGCAAAACTGCAAAGCCTGATTTGAAGGAGATAGAGCTATCTGATGTCACAGTACTAGAAAGAGGGGACCAAGCTCCCTCTACTCTTGAGGTAGGTGGACAAGATGTTTCTGGGACCGAATGCCAAGATCTCCTTGTCAGCACTGTTCATACTAGCGTAGCTGTTGAAGCGTCTTTGGAACTTGCTGGGGAATTGACAACTATAACAAACAGTGTTTCCATTGAGAAGCCCGAGTTGCTTAGTCATCAACATATGGAAGTTATTACAAGTGAACATGAGTCTACTTTTCAGATAGAGACTGAGACATATCCGCAGATACACGTATTTGAAACTTCAGAGAGTGTTTATATTTCAACGATGGACTCAATGGTTGAAGCTAGAGAAGGTGGTGTGTCTAAGAAGAGTGACAATGAAGGTAGTGCTCGCACTTCTAATCTCGAGCAAAGCATGGAACTGCCTGTCAATGCCAATGATAGAGATCAAGATGTCAAGAACTCTCAGATCCTATCTGAAAGCGTTGTGTCTGGTTCTGTTGGCTATGTTTCAGGAGGCTCTACTTCAGAGTTGGCGGAGTCAGAATCTCAATCTGACAGCATTCCAACAGACAAGTCAG AGACTATGATTGACAGTTCTCTCAATCTCGAAGAATTACAACCTCTAAGTCAAGATGGAGCACCTGCTGTCAGTCTCACATCTTCAATAGATTTACATATGGTAAAGACATCCTCTGATGACAGTGACCAAGGCAGTTACTCTGAAACCAAGAAGGTTTATGGTGAACCTGAAAATGGTCAAACCGTTCCACCTGTGGATGCAAGTTGTTCAGGGAGTCAGATGGACCAAGAAGCTAGGAAGCGTGCTGAAGGTACTAAGCAAAGTACATACTCTGTTGAAGGCTGTCCTCGCTCTGAAGGGTCAAAGGATGCAGTAGATGCTGATGGTGTTGGACAAGTTTTGCAGCAGCAGTCTGAGGAATTAATTTTTGAAGAGAATGTAGTAACAGAAGCTGTAAAAGCTCCTG AGACTCTGTCAGTTCTGGACAAggataacaaaaatgaaatgcCTATTACTAGCTCCTTGCCTATTCTTGGGAGTGAAGCTGGAAAAGATGGCCAGGAAGAGGATAATACTGCTGCTTCTGGTGGGATTATGGCAGCTGGGACTCCTGTTACACACCCCAAAG GTGATGCAATCGTACTAGGAGACTCCCGTGCTTCTACATGTTCTGAGTCTTCTGTAAAGTCTTATGTAACTGCAATAGAAGATGCTGCTACTAATTTAAAGACTCCTCTTGATTCTTTCCCCACTGTTAAGACTTCCGAACTTCAATTTAATAACACAGAGACAAACAGTGTCAAAAAGCCAGAAGATCAGAATATTTCGGGTTTTATGTCTGCTGGATCTCCGGTCTTGAATAGAAATGAGACCTCCAGCAGTGAAATGAACTTAACTCCTGATCAGCTGAAAGCAGGGAAAATTTCCAAAGCTGTTATATTTTCACAAGCTACCCTTGTCTCCCCG aTTGTGGTGGGATCTCCTTCAACATCTAGCTTAGATAAAACAGCTGCAAAGTCTTCCAAAGCAAAATCTGAGCGGAAACCCAGGCGAACATCTAAATCTGTAGGAAAAGAGACTTCTAGAAAAGGAACTAGTGTAAAAGGGGCTACACCTATTGAACAGTTTCAAAGTGGAGGCAAAACAAATGCTGTTAATCAAAGTTTGGCTTCTCATATTCAGATCACACAATCTACTGAGAAACAGCGAAGTCTTCAGAGCCCTGCTCTAAAAGCTTTTGGGTCCCTTTCAACCCCTACGGCAAGTCTACCGGATTTGAACTCTTCTGCTCTCTCAAGTATTCTGCGTCGACCTTTCACGGACTTGCAACAAGTGCAACTACGTGCACAGATTTTTGTATACGGGGCTCTGAT CCAAGGAACAGCACCGGATGAAGCTTATATGATATCTGCATTTGGTGGTGCAG ATGGTGGGAAGGGCAGCTGGGAGAAATCATGGCGTACTTGTGTTGTAAGGGCTCAGAAATCGCTTGTTGCTACTCCTGAAACGCCACTGCAATCACGTCCAG GGAAGACAGAGACCCCTTCAGCAGGTCACACCAATAGCAAAGAGAGTTCAGGGACAAACCCCATGATTCCACTCTCATCACCTTTATGGAGTTTATCAACTTCCGTAGATACTTTACAATCAAGTAGCGTTCAGAGAGGTTCAGCTGCTACTCACCAGCCATTGCTTTCTGCATCGCATGCTCACCAAACTCCACCAACTCAGAATATTGTTGGACATAATACCCCTTGGATGTCGCCTCTCCCTTTCCGTAACGCTTGGCTTGCTTCTCAGCAAACCAGTGGATTTGATGTTGGTTCCCGTTTCCCCGTCTATCCAATCACTGACCCTGTAAAATTGACTCCCATGAAAGAATCATCCATGACTCTTTCTGGCGCAAAACATGTTCAGAGTGGAACTTCTAGCAATGTTTCCAAAGTGACACCAACACTTGAGCCTACTAGTACAGTTGTAGCACCTGCTCAACATTCTACAAGGGTAAAATCAAGGAAACGGAAGAAGATGCCAGTCTCTGTGGAGTCTGGTCCAAACATTTTGAATTCGTTAAAGCAGACAGAATTAGCTGCCTCACCTCTTGTGCCTTTTACACCTACTCCGGCTAATCTGGGTTATAATGCTGGCACCCTGCCCAGTGTTGTTTCTATGACTGCAGTCCCTATGGACCTGGTATCTACGTTCCCCgggaagaaaataaaatcatctTTCCCATCTCCAATTTTTGGTGGTAACCTTGTACGTGAAGTAAAGCAGAGATCTGTCTTGTCAGAGGATACTATTGAAAAACTTAAGGAGGCTAAGATGCATGCAGAGGATGCATCTGCTCTTGCTACTGCAGCTGTTAGTCATAGCGAATATGTATGGAAGCAGATAGAGCAACAAAGTCATGCTGGCCTCCAGCCAGAAACTCAAGACAGATTAGCTTCGGCTGCTGTTGCCATAGCTGCTGCAGCTGCGGTGGCAAAAGCTGCAGCTGCTGCCGCCAATGTTGCAGCTAATGCTGCATTGCAGGCCAAGTTAATGGCTGAAGAAGCATCCCTTCCAAATGCTTCTGATCAGGGACTCCCAAAGTCATATGATAGCATATTACCCGGTCAGGGTACCCCTGCTTCTATCTTGAAGGGTGAAGGTGCAGTGGTGAACTCCAGTTCGGTTCTTATTGCTGCGAGAGAGGCATCTAAGAAGAGGGTTGAAGCTGCTACAGCGGCCACCAAGCGTGCTGAAAATATGGACTCCATTGTAAAAGCAGCAGAATTGGCATCAGAGGCTGTTTCTCAAGCTGGAATACTTGTTTCAATGGGTCATCCTCCGTTGCTCAATAAGCTGGTGGAGGCGGGTCCAAGTAATTACTGGAGGCAGGCTCAAGAATCTCAGGAAGTACAGCCCTGTAAAACGGTTGtcttagaaaaagaaactgtGTCTACTAGTGAGGGAACTTTTGCTGGTCCCAAAATTGTGCAGACTGAGTTTGGTGGCTCTGTGAATACGGCAGATGGTGTGTCCGGTCCAGTTCCTGCCACTGGAAAGTTAAAGGGACAGGAGGGTGATAAATATGCAGACTTGGCTAAAAACAATGATGTGGTTTTTGAACCAGAAGTTgggtcaaaattttcaattgacGCCCAACAGACTATCAAAGCAACAAAGAATGAGGACATCAAGGAGGGTTCTAATGTAGAG gtTTTCAAAGAAGAACCTGGATTAAGAACCGCATGGTACTCTGCCAATGTATTGAGCTTAGAGGATGATAAAGCTTACGTGTTGTTCAGTGACCTATCTGTAGAACAAG GAACAGACAAGCTTAAGGAGTGGGTAGCCCTCAAAGGGGAAGGTGATCAGGCCCCTAAAATAAGACCTGCTCGTTCTGTTACTGCCTTGCCATATGAAGGAACCAGGAAGAGACGTAGAGCTGCTCTTGGGGATCATATTTGGAAAATTGGGGATAGGGTAGACTCGTGGGTGCATGACAG ttGGTTGGAGGGTGTTATCacagagaagaacaagaaagatgaaaacacAGTGACTGTGCATTTTCCTG cggaagaagaaactttgacGATCAAAGCTTGGAATCTTCGTCCTTCTCTTGTGTGGAAAGATGGAAAGTGGATTGAATGTTCTAGTTCAGGAGAAACTATCAGCTCGTCACATGAG GGTGATACTCCAAAGGAGAAGCGTCCTAGATTAGGAACTCCCGCTCTTGTGGCTGAAGTAAAAGACACGAGTATGAAGATTGTTGATGATCCAGACTTGGGGAAACCGCCTCAGACTGGTGTTCTTAACCTCGGTGTTTCAGAGAATACTTTTAACATTGGAAAGAGTACCAGAGAGGAGAACAAACCCGATCCACTCCGAATGAAGAGAACCGGTTTGCAAAAGCAAGGATCAAAAGTGATTTTTGGTGTCCCTAAACCTggaaagaaaaggaagttCATGGACGTGAGCAAACACTATGTTTCAGAGGCAAGCACTAAAACTCAGGAAAGGAAGGAACCAGTTAAGCCTGTGAGATCAATTGTGCCCCAAAATTCTGGAATAGGTAGCTGGAAAATGCCTTCTAAAACTATCTCCATAGAGAAACAGACAACAATATCTAGGCCCAAGACTTTCAAACCTGCGCCCAAGCCCAAAGAGAAACCGGGTGCTACGGCTAGGATAATTCCCCGCAAGGACTCGCGTAATACAACAGCATCAGATATGGAATCTGATGAGAGTGCAGAAAACAGGGGTCCTGGATCTGGTGTTTCATTTAAGGGAACAGTAGAAGAGCAAACCACATCATCCTCTCATGATACTGGTTCGAAGAATAGTTCCTCCTTGAGCACTAATAAAGGGAGAGTGGCTCCTACTGCAGGAAGGTTAGCCAAAATCGAAGAGGACAAGGCGTTGGCTGaaaattcttcaaaaacaTCAGAGGGAATGGAGCCACGTAGATCTATCCGCAGGATCCAGCCAACTTCTAGA CTACTCGAAGGTCTGCAAACGTCGATGATGACCTCGAAGATTCCTTCGGTATCACACAGCAAAAGTCACCTAAGTCAAAGCAAAAAGTAG